Proteins co-encoded in one Streptomyces roseochromogenus subsp. oscitans DS 12.976 genomic window:
- a CDS encoding glycosyltransferase family 2 protein, with the protein MSSSNDAAVTVVVIAYNDAEHVAEAVASALAQGDAVGEVVVVDDASTDDTPHVLGQLAATEPRVRVVRRAANSGGCGTPRNDGIDAARHPWLVFLDSDDVLPPKAVDTLLAVALRHGADVAAGLCVRRELPGGREIPWQEQLFTTESVHNGVAGRPQTLWDTLSVNKIYRRDFLVSRRIRFPDGAAHYEDFVFTARVYAAGPRFAVTPETVYVWHVRYGTGRASISLRRDRIQNWQDRVTAHQQVLEIMRDSGDRDLLIAAQTKFLEFDLAVYLSELPQRTTEYQDAWWRTAREHVSAFEAEAVRRATLAARWRTKVLLGRERHAAGIRRLGELAASPPRLTPPYAGDARRPLWDEASSVPEGTDEIVLDGLADAPVALLPFHVLGNVGAGRRLVLELRLADLYGRIAHAGPERATVELRHRVTGAAHRYEAAWEAEPGGHGWRAVVTADVAALCRGGTITTWDVWLTLTFRDGESATRPLRAGSGLRRLVRMGRRGRVLLLQPYATSSGCLAVRVADGLSGMRRVVAGRVVRRVRS; encoded by the coding sequence TTGTCCAGCTCGAACGATGCGGCGGTTACGGTGGTGGTCATCGCCTACAACGACGCGGAGCACGTCGCGGAGGCGGTGGCCTCGGCTCTCGCACAGGGCGATGCGGTCGGCGAGGTCGTCGTCGTGGACGACGCTTCCACCGACGACACACCTCATGTACTGGGACAGCTCGCAGCCACCGAGCCGCGCGTGCGCGTCGTACGCCGTGCCGCCAACAGCGGCGGCTGCGGTACCCCGCGCAACGACGGTATCGACGCGGCCCGCCACCCGTGGCTCGTGTTCCTCGACAGTGACGACGTGCTTCCGCCGAAGGCTGTGGACACGCTGCTCGCCGTCGCGCTCCGGCATGGCGCCGATGTGGCGGCAGGCCTGTGCGTTCGGCGCGAGCTGCCCGGTGGACGGGAAATACCTTGGCAGGAACAGTTGTTCACCACGGAGTCGGTGCACAACGGGGTGGCCGGGCGCCCGCAGACGCTGTGGGACACGCTGTCGGTGAACAAGATCTACCGCCGTGACTTCCTGGTGTCCCGGCGGATCCGTTTCCCCGACGGCGCAGCGCACTACGAGGACTTCGTGTTCACCGCGCGTGTCTACGCGGCCGGGCCGCGCTTCGCCGTCACGCCCGAAACCGTCTACGTCTGGCATGTGCGCTATGGCACCGGCCGGGCTTCGATCTCGCTGCGCCGGGACCGGATCCAGAACTGGCAGGACAGGGTCACTGCCCATCAGCAGGTGCTGGAGATCATGCGGGACAGCGGCGACCGGGATCTGCTGATCGCCGCGCAGACGAAATTCCTCGAGTTCGATCTCGCCGTTTACCTGAGCGAACTGCCGCAGCGTACGACGGAGTACCAGGACGCCTGGTGGCGGACAGCCCGCGAGCACGTGAGCGCCTTCGAGGCGGAGGCCGTGCGCCGGGCCACTCTCGCTGCCCGCTGGCGCACCAAGGTGCTGCTCGGACGCGAGCGACATGCCGCGGGCATCCGGCGGCTGGGCGAGTTGGCGGCCAGCCCGCCGCGGCTGACGCCGCCGTATGCCGGTGACGCGCGGCGGCCGCTGTGGGACGAGGCTAGTTCCGTCCCCGAGGGAACGGACGAGATCGTGCTCGACGGTCTCGCCGACGCCCCGGTCGCGCTGCTGCCCTTCCACGTCCTCGGAAACGTAGGCGCGGGCCGTCGACTCGTGCTCGAACTACGACTGGCCGACCTCTACGGCAGGATCGCGCACGCCGGCCCGGAGCGGGCGACCGTCGAGTTGCGGCACCGGGTGACGGGCGCGGCACACCGGTACGAGGCGGCGTGGGAAGCCGAGCCAGGCGGACACGGCTGGCGTGCCGTCGTCACTGCCGACGTGGCGGCGCTCTGTCGAGGCGGCACGATCACCACGTGGGACGTCTGGTTGACCCTGACCTTCCGGGACGGCGAGTCGGCCACGAGGCCGCTTCGTGCGGGATCCGGCCTCAGGCGGCTGGTACGGATGGGCCGTCGGGGACGGGTGCTGCTGCTCCAGCCGTACGCCACCAGCAGTGGCTGTCTCGCCGTGCGTGTCGCGGATGGCCTTTCCGGGATGCGCCGCGTTGTCGCCGGACGGGTCGTCCGTCGCGTGCGGAGTTGA
- a CDS encoding BlaI/MecI/CopY family transcriptional regulator, producing the protein MAQHSGGEHADRRASGALEAEIMAVLWSAGEPMTASAVQAALAPGLAYKTVLTVLGRLHAKGMLERKRVGRAHAYHPCQEAAHVSAEQMKTVLERGHDRTAVLQRFVETLDPADEAALRALLGPDA; encoded by the coding sequence ATGGCTCAGCACAGCGGTGGCGAGCACGCCGACCGCAGAGCGAGCGGGGCTCTGGAGGCCGAGATCATGGCCGTGCTCTGGAGTGCCGGGGAGCCCATGACCGCAAGCGCCGTTCAGGCTGCCCTCGCACCGGGACTCGCGTACAAGACCGTACTCACGGTACTGGGCCGGCTGCACGCCAAGGGGATGCTGGAGCGCAAGCGCGTCGGTCGAGCCCATGCCTATCACCCGTGCCAGGAAGCGGCCCACGTTTCCGCCGAGCAGATGAAGACCGTGCTGGAGCGCGGCCACGACCGCACGGCCGTGCTGCAGCGCTTCGTCGAGACCCTCGACCCCGCGGACGAAGCCGCGCTGCGCGCTCTGCTCGGCCCCGACGCATAG
- a CDS encoding bifunctional glycosyltransferase/CDP-glycerol:glycerophosphate glycerophosphotransferase codes for MVTTDTPAVQPSEEVLISIVLPVYQVQEYLPECLDSVLGASQSFQAVEVVAVDDCSPDGSGALLDEYAAQDQRLRVVHLPQNVGLGRARSEGLARARGAYVWFVDSDDRLTDGALAAVAERLKRTDPDVLLVDHALVDPDGGVERNVRAHLFRDAPETFTLAEHPGTLDLIMTAWSRVLRREFLLGLDLEFGHGYYEDISVTYPALLAARRLSMLDRVCYHYRRGREGAITNTSSPKHFDLFGQYERIFAFIDREAETAEPFRGAVFDRTVRHATTVLAAPGLVPENMRRDFFRQVSEHFRRFRPRDYSHPSGLRGLQYRLVERGAYPAYAALEPVNRLRLALRTPLGRGRRAARRAPRLAATALRRAYYRACLLLPVDDGLAVYAAYWSRGYACNPAAVFEKARELTPGIRGVWVVAKDRTGSIPPGVEYVVDGSARCLRTMARAKYLVNNVNFPYELPKRRGAVLVQTQHGTPLKKMGTDLRDHPAAAHGMNFDRLVEQCGRWDFLVSPNPHTTEVFTRVYPGDYEVLQTGYPRVDRLVNASPDQANRVRSELGIAHGQTAVLYAPTHRDHQDQATALLDVRRFADQLGEDHVLLVRSHYFDTPQTTPSRGVVDVSSHPSIEDLCIAADVLITDYSSVMFDYAALDRPIVIYAPDWETYRRARGVYFDLLAEAPGVVATTQAQLAEIFLSGEYTGPRVAKRRSGFRARFCPYDDGHAAERVVRSVFLGELANTNRSAPTGS; via the coding sequence GTGGTAACGACGGACACCCCGGCCGTGCAGCCGTCCGAAGAAGTGCTCATCAGTATCGTCCTGCCCGTCTACCAGGTGCAGGAGTATCTGCCGGAGTGCCTCGACTCGGTCCTCGGGGCGTCGCAGTCCTTTCAGGCCGTTGAGGTCGTGGCCGTGGACGACTGTTCCCCTGACGGCAGCGGTGCCCTCCTCGACGAGTACGCGGCCCAGGACCAGCGGCTGCGCGTGGTCCACCTGCCGCAGAACGTCGGCCTCGGCCGAGCGCGCAGCGAGGGACTGGCGCGGGCCAGGGGCGCATACGTGTGGTTCGTCGACAGCGACGACCGGCTGACCGACGGAGCACTCGCCGCGGTCGCAGAGCGGCTGAAGCGGACCGACCCTGACGTGCTCCTCGTCGACCACGCCCTCGTCGACCCGGACGGAGGCGTGGAGCGCAATGTGCGTGCGCATCTGTTCCGGGACGCCCCCGAGACGTTCACGCTCGCGGAGCACCCGGGCACCCTGGACCTCATCATGACCGCGTGGAGCAGGGTGCTGCGCCGCGAGTTCCTGCTGGGCCTGGACCTGGAGTTCGGGCACGGGTACTACGAGGACATCTCCGTCACCTATCCCGCCCTGCTCGCCGCGCGCCGGCTCAGCATGCTCGACCGTGTCTGTTACCACTACCGGCGCGGGCGTGAGGGAGCGATTACCAACACCTCCAGCCCGAAGCACTTCGATCTCTTCGGCCAGTACGAGCGGATCTTCGCCTTCATCGACCGCGAGGCCGAGACCGCCGAGCCCTTCCGCGGGGCGGTGTTCGACCGGACCGTACGCCATGCGACGACGGTGCTGGCCGCCCCCGGACTTGTGCCGGAGAACATGCGGCGCGATTTCTTCCGGCAGGTGTCGGAACACTTCCGGAGATTCCGGCCGCGCGACTACTCCCACCCGTCCGGGCTGCGCGGCCTTCAGTACCGGCTGGTGGAGCGGGGCGCCTATCCCGCGTACGCGGCCTTGGAACCGGTGAACCGGCTTCGTCTGGCCCTTCGTACCCCCCTCGGCCGGGGGCGCCGTGCGGCACGGCGGGCACCCCGGCTCGCGGCAACGGCGCTCCGGCGGGCCTACTACCGTGCTTGCCTGCTGCTTCCCGTCGATGACGGTCTTGCCGTCTATGCCGCCTACTGGAGCCGCGGCTACGCCTGCAATCCGGCGGCCGTCTTCGAGAAGGCCCGCGAGCTCACGCCCGGCATCCGCGGGGTGTGGGTGGTCGCCAAGGACAGGACGGGGTCCATCCCGCCGGGGGTCGAGTACGTGGTGGACGGATCGGCACGGTGCCTGCGCACCATGGCGCGGGCCAAGTATCTGGTCAACAACGTCAACTTCCCTTATGAGCTGCCCAAACGGCGGGGCGCGGTGCTGGTGCAGACTCAGCACGGCACGCCCCTGAAGAAAATGGGAACGGACTTGCGGGACCACCCCGCTGCCGCACACGGCATGAACTTCGACCGGCTGGTGGAGCAGTGCGGGCGATGGGACTTCCTGGTTTCGCCGAACCCGCACACCACCGAGGTGTTCACCAGGGTCTACCCCGGCGACTACGAGGTACTCCAGACGGGCTATCCGCGCGTCGACCGGCTGGTCAACGCCTCGCCCGACCAGGCGAACCGGGTGCGGAGCGAACTGGGCATCGCCCATGGGCAGACCGCCGTCCTCTATGCGCCCACCCACCGCGACCACCAGGACCAGGCGACGGCTCTGCTCGACGTGCGGCGGTTCGCCGATCAGCTCGGTGAAGACCATGTCCTACTCGTGCGTTCGCACTACTTCGACACCCCTCAGACCACCCCGTCGCGGGGCGTCGTGGACGTTTCGTCCCACCCGTCGATCGAAGACCTGTGCATCGCCGCCGATGTGCTGATCACCGACTACTCCTCAGTGATGTTCGACTACGCCGCACTGGACAGGCCGATCGTGATCTACGCGCCCGACTGGGAGACGTACCGCCGCGCACGAGGCGTCTACTTCGACCTCCTCGCCGAGGCGCCCGGAGTGGTCGCCACCACGCAGGCGCAACTTGCCGAGATCTTCCTCAGCGGCGAGTACACGGGGCCGCGCGTGGCCAAGCGGCGCTCCGGATTTCGGGCACGCTTCTGCCCCTACGACGACGGACACGCGGCCGAGCGCGTGGTGCGCAGCGTCTTCCTGGGAGAGCTGGCCAACACGAACAGGTCAGCGCCGACGGGCAGTTGA
- a CDS encoding M56 family metallopeptidase, with the protein MLYWADAFQDEAHRSPVALASYDPVPDVMGVLAGALLMGGLLRALAVVWRRWSSLRALALPRGRPAAGDLVVIEADRPDAYALPGRPRRVVVTTAMLRALPADEPAVLLAHERAHLLHRHHLYATVAEAVAACNPMLRPVRDHTTFHIERWADEEAAQTTGSRPLVARSLIRAALAIADAARTREPQGVLAYLRHRVTARVGALHAERPNSHWGAVLAAVAVTALTCLALAEVTSGLARCLRVLHLS; encoded by the coding sequence GTGCTGTACTGGGCCGATGCTTTTCAGGACGAGGCACACCGCAGCCCCGTCGCCCTGGCCAGCTATGACCCGGTTCCCGACGTCATGGGGGTGCTGGCCGGCGCGCTGCTCATGGGCGGGTTGCTCCGGGCTCTTGCGGTCGTATGGCGCCGATGGTCGTCGCTGCGCGCGCTTGCTCTACCGAGGGGACGGCCCGCGGCCGGTGACCTGGTCGTGATCGAGGCGGACCGGCCGGACGCGTACGCGCTGCCGGGCCGCCCGCGGAGAGTCGTGGTGACCACCGCGATGCTGCGCGCTCTGCCCGCCGACGAGCCGGCCGTGCTGCTCGCCCACGAACGTGCCCACTTGCTCCACCGACACCACCTGTACGCAACGGTCGCCGAGGCAGTGGCCGCCTGCAACCCGATGCTGAGGCCGGTGCGCGATCACACCACCTTCCACATCGAGCGCTGGGCGGATGAGGAAGCCGCGCAGACGACCGGCAGCCGCCCGCTGGTGGCCCGTTCCCTGATCCGTGCCGCGCTCGCGATCGCCGATGCCGCCCGAACACGTGAGCCGCAGGGAGTCCTGGCCTATCTGCGGCACAGGGTCACCGCGCGCGTCGGTGCTCTACACGCCGAACGCCCGAACAGCCACTGGGGCGCGGTCCTTGCCGCCGTTGCCGTCACCGCCCTGACCTGCTTGGCCCTCGCCGAAGTCACGTCCGGCCTGGCCCGTTGCCTGCGCGTTCTGCACCTGTCCTGA
- a CDS encoding transglycosylase domain-containing protein, giving the protein WKLVTGTFLLFLGALVGLFGYAYATTTIPSANPSTQQQSNTYYWSDGSVMTTQGSTNRQNVDLSQVPMLVQWDFLAAENATFYSDPGVDTQGMLRAVYHMATGGEVQSGSTITQQFVKNTYLSQDQSVTRKLREIMISLKIGGQMSKRQILQGYLNSCYYGRDAYGIEAAARTYYHEHASQLTVSQGAFIAATVNEPSLLMHADTDPQAKAQAAARWKYVLDRMAKINKITAAQEQQYLAAGFPTPKSYAPSAGMSGQTGYLVQTAEKYVEAHASLTDQQLGHGGYQIYTTFDKKKVKALSASVAAMEQKHLDPRHRSADKDVQVGAASIDPSSGAVVALYGGAGWDKGHWTDNADATGVPVGSTFKPIDLASALDHGAVLSPGQQASPITPDSKFNGDDGITIKNQQGQELQDPSDPTGLLHQRNDVPTKWGYITLRKAMEQSVNTPYVQLGEYVGYDNVEGEALKAGLLRKSLQYDTPGFYIGTSTPSAIRMADVYATFDDEGVQHEPYSVTKVVADGQQLPGFEAPKGATAMPSSTADTVTDVLQGVVKSGTGTNAQALGRPVAGKTGTTDDYKSAWFIGYTPQMVTAVSMFKEDPKNAGLQSMQGVGGFSKVFGADMPTEVWTGYMTAALQGQPVRQFPAAPSLGQGANEFGTPTATPSPTASPSATPTTQSPTAGACHHRKKGCVSPSPTASSGATPTDGTGGGLTGGAGDGGLLGGTTGGGTSPTPTPTPTSTHRGRHP; this is encoded by the coding sequence GTGGAAGCTGGTGACCGGTACCTTCCTGCTGTTCCTGGGCGCCCTGGTGGGCCTGTTCGGGTACGCCTACGCCACGACGACGATCCCCAGCGCCAACCCCAGCACGCAGCAGCAGAGCAACACCTACTACTGGTCGGACGGCTCGGTGATGACCACGCAGGGGTCGACCAACCGGCAGAACGTCGACCTCTCCCAGGTCCCGATGCTGGTGCAGTGGGACTTCCTCGCCGCGGAGAACGCCACTTTCTACAGCGACCCCGGCGTCGACACGCAGGGCATGCTCCGCGCCGTCTATCACATGGCCACCGGCGGCGAGGTGCAGTCCGGGTCCACCATCACCCAGCAGTTCGTGAAGAACACCTACCTCAGTCAGGACCAGTCGGTCACCCGCAAGCTCAGGGAGATCATGATCTCCCTGAAGATCGGCGGCCAGATGTCCAAGCGGCAGATCCTCCAGGGGTATCTCAACAGCTGCTACTACGGCCGCGACGCGTACGGCATCGAGGCCGCGGCGCGCACCTACTACCACGAGCACGCCTCCCAGCTGACCGTCAGCCAGGGCGCCTTCATCGCCGCCACGGTCAACGAGCCGAGCCTGCTGATGCACGCCGACACCGACCCGCAGGCCAAGGCCCAGGCCGCGGCGCGCTGGAAGTACGTACTGGACCGCATGGCCAAGATCAACAAGATCACCGCCGCGCAGGAACAGCAGTACCTGGCCGCCGGGTTCCCGACGCCCAAGTCCTACGCTCCGTCGGCGGGGATGTCCGGGCAGACCGGCTACCTGGTGCAGACCGCGGAGAAGTACGTCGAAGCCCACGCGTCCCTCACGGACCAGCAGCTGGGCCACGGCGGCTATCAGATCTACACCACCTTCGACAAGAAGAAGGTGAAGGCGCTGTCGGCGTCCGTCGCGGCGATGGAGCAGAAGCACCTCGACCCGCGACACCGCTCGGCCGACAAGGACGTCCAGGTCGGGGCGGCGTCCATCGATCCGTCCTCCGGCGCGGTCGTGGCGCTGTACGGCGGCGCGGGCTGGGACAAGGGCCACTGGACGGACAACGCTGACGCCACCGGTGTGCCGGTCGGCTCCACCTTCAAGCCGATCGACCTGGCCTCCGCCCTGGACCACGGTGCCGTCCTGTCCCCGGGCCAGCAGGCCTCGCCGATCACCCCGGACTCCAAGTTCAACGGCGACGACGGAATCACCATCAAGAACCAGCAGGGTCAGGAGCTGCAGGACCCGAGCGACCCCACCGGGCTCCTCCACCAGCGCAACGACGTGCCCACGAAGTGGGGTTACATCACCCTGCGCAAGGCGATGGAGCAGTCGGTCAACACCCCCTACGTCCAGCTCGGCGAGTACGTCGGCTACGACAACGTGGAGGGCGAGGCCCTCAAGGCGGGTCTGCTGCGCAAGAGCCTTCAGTACGACACCCCCGGCTTCTACATCGGCACCTCCACTCCGTCGGCGATCCGCATGGCCGACGTGTACGCCACCTTCGACGACGAGGGCGTCCAGCACGAGCCGTACTCGGTGACCAAGGTCGTCGCCGACGGCCAGCAGCTGCCCGGCTTCGAGGCGCCGAAGGGCGCCACCGCCATGCCCTCCTCGACCGCCGACACCGTCACCGACGTCCTGCAAGGTGTCGTGAAGAGCGGAACCGGCACCAACGCGCAGGCCCTGGGCCGCCCGGTGGCCGGCAAGACCGGCACGACCGACGACTACAAGTCCGCCTGGTTCATCGGCTACACCCCGCAAATGGTCACGGCGGTCAGCATGTTCAAGGAGGATCCGAAGAACGCCGGCCTGCAGTCGATGCAGGGCGTCGGCGGCTTCTCCAAGGTCTTCGGCGCCGACATGCCCACCGAGGTGTGGACGGGCTACATGACCGCCGCCCTCCAGGGACAGCCCGTACGCCAGTTCCCGGCCGCGCCCTCGCTCGGCCAGGGCGCCAACGAATTCGGCACCCCGACGGCCACCCCCTCGCCCACCGCGAGCCCCTCGGCCACCCCGACCACGCAGAGTCCCACCGCCGGTGCCTGTCATCACCGGAAGAAGGGCTGCGTCAGCCCGAGCCCGACCGCCAGCTCCGGAGCCACTCCTACAGATGGGACCGGTGGCGGCCTGACCGGCGGCGCGGGCGATGGTGGCCTGCTGGGCGGCACCACCGGCGGCGGCACCTCACCCACTCCCACCCCCACACCGACCTCCACCCACCGCGGCCGGCATCCGTAA